A single window of Streptomyces cathayae DNA harbors:
- a CDS encoding winged helix-turn-helix transcriptional regulator, with amino-acid sequence MAITGLPPADDADVARVTEALQMITPRWNVRILLALNQPPQRYTEIAAKLPYLQSGQLHPKIRSLCDAGLAERTEHSARHVTYGLTIRGRQLLPVLPVMAAWAEEHLEKPEQPLSAIEQVEDSLTLLARRQAAAILWVLKSRQEVSARALARIVIPDGYWTNIYPPLRQLIDDGLVMTAGNGQPYRLSRAGDALGPVFGALSLWSAGRPLDHAARHPLWGRPAPGPASPAPAWTSHQPMIPAPAVPTQPARRPGWQPSELFSHAIPARVKAVLPTGGARR; translated from the coding sequence TTGGCCATCACCGGTCTGCCGCCCGCCGACGACGCCGACGTCGCCCGGGTCACCGAAGCCCTCCAGATGATCACCCCGCGCTGGAACGTGCGGATCCTCCTGGCCCTGAACCAACCGCCCCAGCGCTACACGGAGATCGCGGCCAAGCTGCCGTATCTCCAGAGCGGCCAGCTGCATCCCAAGATCCGCTCGCTGTGCGACGCCGGCCTCGCCGAGCGCACCGAACACTCCGCGCGTCACGTCACCTACGGCCTCACCATCCGGGGCCGACAACTCCTACCGGTGCTTCCGGTGATGGCTGCCTGGGCCGAGGAACATCTGGAGAAGCCGGAGCAGCCGCTGTCCGCGATCGAACAGGTCGAGGACAGTCTCACCCTCCTCGCCCGCCGACAGGCTGCCGCGATCCTGTGGGTGCTCAAGTCACGGCAGGAGGTGTCTGCTCGGGCCCTGGCCCGCATCGTCATCCCCGACGGCTACTGGACCAACATCTACCCGCCGCTGCGTCAACTCATCGATGACGGCCTGGTGATGACCGCGGGCAACGGGCAGCCCTACCGCCTCTCGCGGGCCGGTGACGCTCTGGGGCCCGTTTTCGGAGCCCTTTCCCTATGGTCCGCCGGACGACCACTCGACCACGCCGCCCGGCATCCGCTCTGGGGGCGACCCGCCCCCGGACCCGCGAGTCCTGCTCCCGCCTGGACCAGCCACCAGCCCATGATCCCCGCCCCCGCCGTACCGACGCAGCCCGCACGCCGCCCCGGCTGGCAGCCCAGCGAGTTGTTCTCCCATGCCATCCCCGCCCGAGTGAAGGCTGTCCTGCCGACCGGGGGAGCCCGCCGGTGA
- a CDS encoding SH3 domain-containing protein, with amino-acid sequence MRSSRIALSAAVLGALALPLVSATAATAAPASAPSMMPTTRACDRPDPWGSGTQAVDIRSKASVKSTRLGILHRDHRFTVHKTSGNRHHITDTTTGSRGWGSGPYVYRDVRMCLG; translated from the coding sequence ATGCGCTCATCCCGAATAGCGCTGTCCGCCGCAGTGCTCGGCGCGCTCGCCCTGCCGCTCGTGTCCGCGACGGCGGCCACGGCAGCTCCGGCATCCGCGCCGAGCATGATGCCGACCACCCGGGCATGCGACCGGCCCGACCCCTGGGGCAGTGGCACGCAGGCCGTCGACATCCGCTCCAAGGCATCGGTCAAGTCCACCCGGCTCGGCATTCTCCACCGCGACCACCGCTTCACCGTCCACAAGACCAGCGGGAACCGGCACCACATCACGGACACGACCACCGGCTCGAGGGGCTGGGGCTCCGGCCCCTACGTCTACCGCGACGTCCGCATGTGCCTCGGTTGA
- a CDS encoding DUF4913 domain-containing protein translates to MEQSAQQTRQLDHLASAPAPPTGASPFAAFGMPGLGGPLAAPPEPRPILELEGEEYEDELDALSDWVDDFLLPVYGTEVTTAAPWCLQWQEHSDVVAWLHALWLAYQQHKDPEAGLSGLLVWHRDFLTHAMVAVRGPGGPLSACMTSPDRPAHRLLPGPPPSARTEKANASDASVPGESTS, encoded by the coding sequence ATGGAGCAGTCCGCCCAGCAGACCCGGCAGCTCGACCACCTCGCCTCCGCCCCCGCACCGCCCACGGGCGCGTCCCCGTTCGCCGCCTTCGGCATGCCGGGCCTCGGCGGACCACTGGCGGCGCCGCCGGAGCCTCGGCCGATCCTGGAGCTGGAGGGTGAGGAGTACGAGGACGAACTGGACGCCCTGTCGGACTGGGTGGACGACTTCCTGCTGCCCGTCTACGGGACCGAGGTCACCACGGCCGCCCCGTGGTGCCTGCAGTGGCAGGAGCACAGCGACGTCGTGGCCTGGCTGCACGCGCTCTGGCTCGCCTACCAGCAGCACAAGGACCCCGAGGCCGGACTGAGCGGTCTGCTCGTGTGGCACCGCGACTTCCTCACCCACGCCATGGTCGCCGTCAGAGGGCCGGGCGGTCCGCTGTCGGCGTGCATGACCTCACCGGACCGGCCCGCGCACCGCCTCCTGCCCGGCCCACCGCCCTCGGCCCGCACGGAGAAGGCGAACGCGTCGGATGCCAGCGTGCCGGGCGAGTCGACGTCATGA
- a CDS encoding DNA-methyltransferase has translation MPFSLHQGDALRVLSTLPDDCVDSVITDPPYNSGGRTAKERTSRSAKQKYTSADAQHTLPDFTGENMDQRSYGFWLTQIMTEAHRLTKTGGTALLFTDWRQLPITTDAIQAAGWLWRGVLAWHKPQARPQKGRFTQNCEFIVWASKGPIDGSRNPVYLPGLYSASQPSGSKRQHITQKPVEVMRELVKISPEGGTVLDFCAGSGSTGVAALMEGRDFIGVEKTEHYAGIAADRLTETVRQTLTQDDVVLTA, from the coding sequence TTGCCTTTTTCCCTTCATCAGGGCGACGCCCTGCGCGTGCTGTCCACGCTGCCGGACGACTGCGTCGACTCCGTGATCACCGATCCGCCGTACAACTCCGGCGGCAGGACCGCCAAGGAGCGAACGTCCCGCTCGGCGAAGCAGAAGTACACCTCCGCCGACGCCCAGCACACCCTGCCGGACTTCACCGGCGAGAACATGGACCAGCGCAGCTACGGATTCTGGCTGACCCAGATCATGACCGAAGCCCACCGGCTGACGAAGACCGGCGGGACCGCCCTGTTGTTCACCGACTGGCGCCAACTCCCCATCACCACGGACGCGATCCAGGCCGCCGGATGGCTGTGGCGCGGGGTGCTGGCCTGGCACAAGCCGCAGGCCAGGCCGCAGAAGGGCCGCTTCACCCAGAACTGCGAGTTCATCGTCTGGGCATCGAAGGGCCCGATCGACGGCTCCCGTAACCCGGTCTACCTGCCCGGCCTGTACTCCGCCTCCCAACCGTCGGGCTCGAAGCGGCAGCACATCACGCAGAAGCCGGTCGAGGTGATGCGCGAACTGGTCAAGATCAGTCCCGAAGGCGGCACGGTGCTCGACTTCTGCGCCGGCTCCGGCTCCACGGGTGTCGCCGCCCTGATGGAGGGGCGCGACTTCATCGGCGTGGAGAAGACCGAGCACTACGCCGGTATCGCAGCCGACCGGCTGACCGAGACCGTCCGTCAGACCCTGACCCAGGACGACGTCGTCCTGACCGCCTGA
- a CDS encoding C40 family peptidase, protein MKALAAGIGVVVLSPFLLGGAAMMMATSSEAAAQSSASLQCLPDLGTDKVTEQVTKILDGADASDISIKGLDLPGEQIPHAQTIVAAGISLHVPKRGQIVALATAMQESRLRNLAYGDRDSLGLFQQRPSQGWGTAEQIRDPVYASERFYKALLQVSGWQQLTVTQAAQAVQKSGYPDAYAQWEPLATALQKAIAATFPGAGDDADQQADDAPSLSDCTTEDGSSFGKIPEGAVPKGYKIPKDADPRARKAIVWAMHQLGTMYQWGGTCTAPHGPDPMGRCDCSSLMQQAYAKAGIQLTRTTYTQVNEGKAVSVKAVKPGDLIFSRGSATRPEHVGMYLGEGLVIEAPRTGRPVRITPLKDWNVLAVRRVL, encoded by the coding sequence TTGAAGGCGCTCGCCGCCGGCATCGGCGTCGTCGTCCTCTCCCCCTTCCTCCTTGGCGGGGCGGCCATGATGATGGCCACGTCCAGCGAAGCCGCCGCACAGAGCAGCGCGTCCCTTCAGTGCCTGCCCGACCTGGGCACCGACAAGGTCACCGAACAGGTCACCAAGATCCTCGACGGCGCGGACGCCTCCGACATCTCCATCAAGGGCCTGGACCTGCCCGGTGAGCAGATCCCGCACGCCCAGACCATCGTCGCCGCCGGGATCAGTCTCCACGTGCCCAAGCGCGGGCAGATCGTCGCTCTCGCCACCGCCATGCAGGAATCCCGGCTGCGCAACCTCGCCTACGGGGACCGCGACTCCCTCGGCCTGTTCCAGCAGCGGCCCAGCCAGGGCTGGGGCACGGCCGAGCAGATCCGCGATCCCGTCTACGCGTCCGAGAGGTTCTACAAGGCGCTTCTGCAGGTGAGCGGCTGGCAGCAGCTGACCGTGACACAGGCCGCCCAAGCCGTGCAGAAATCCGGCTACCCGGACGCCTACGCCCAGTGGGAGCCACTGGCGACCGCGCTGCAGAAGGCCATCGCCGCCACCTTCCCCGGCGCCGGTGACGATGCCGACCAGCAGGCCGACGACGCACCCTCGCTGTCCGACTGCACCACGGAAGACGGCTCGTCCTTCGGGAAGATCCCGGAAGGCGCCGTCCCGAAGGGTTACAAGATCCCCAAGGACGCCGACCCACGTGCCCGCAAGGCGATCGTCTGGGCGATGCATCAGCTCGGCACGATGTACCAGTGGGGCGGCACCTGTACCGCGCCGCACGGCCCAGACCCGATGGGCCGCTGCGACTGCAGCTCGCTGATGCAGCAGGCGTACGCCAAGGCCGGCATCCAGCTCACCCGTACCACGTACACGCAGGTCAACGAGGGCAAGGCGGTCTCCGTCAAGGCCGTGAAGCCCGGTGACCTGATCTTCAGCCGCGGCAGCGCCACTCGCCCCGAGCACGTCGGCATGTACCTGGGCGAAGGGCTCGTCATCGAAGCCCCGCGCACGGGCAGGCCCGTACGCATCACCCCGCTCAAGGACTGGAATGTCCTCGCCGTGCGCCGCGTCCTGTGA
- a CDS encoding DUF6112 family protein — MTSLADRLYLAFDPGITPKGGGLPGLSVLKSVVSSINMFGIIAVVGALAVSLAVWAWGHHTGGHQAEANGKKGATVAAGAALGLGAANGIVAFFSALGSQVQ; from the coding sequence ATGACATCTCTCGCCGACCGGCTCTATCTCGCCTTCGACCCCGGGATCACCCCCAAGGGCGGTGGCCTGCCGGGGCTCTCCGTCCTGAAGAGCGTCGTCAGCTCCATCAACATGTTCGGCATCATCGCCGTCGTCGGTGCCCTCGCCGTCAGCCTGGCGGTGTGGGCCTGGGGCCACCACACCGGTGGCCACCAGGCCGAGGCGAACGGCAAGAAGGGGGCGACCGTGGCCGCGGGTGCCGCCCTCGGCCTTGGCGCCGCGAACGGCATCGTCGCCTTCTTCTCGGCGTTGGGGTCGCAGGTCCAGTGA
- a CDS encoding SCO6881 family protein, whose product MGFCDLPLADVVCTVGEAVDFASDPGKAIGDWMAKSVGELAAAAADLASKAVDSTTRVDLNAGWFRDNYETILPIGLVVLVATFCAQLVRAAIRRDGQALTQAFTGTASGVFFAFAAIALTTVAIEVVDALSAGLFRAANMDIASAVRRIVKVNQIPALAGLGWLVAVFAGLGAGIGAVLYWCVMMVRKVGILVMVTLAVFAGAGGGWEVARRWRKGWIEATATLVVSKLLMTIIFVLGVAAMGKTEATDGLAALADVLAGIVIMILVLLCPYATFKFVHWAAEGSDGETLHRAGGAGAQLAKQHAERVGRKAAAMAATAGTGGAAAGAGAGAGAAPQGPDSIPGSGGFPGDIAPSPGSGGADQESGQSGGSSAPPGGDAVKSGLERAVQPAPTSVTDDTNGQVGGDPAGGGSGSGSGATSGQIGGWISTPPSTTPPPQGAPPPSGSQAAGAGSGAAFPPPPPTSL is encoded by the coding sequence ATGGGGTTTTGTGATCTCCCCCTCGCGGACGTGGTCTGCACGGTCGGCGAAGCCGTGGATTTCGCCTCCGACCCGGGCAAGGCGATCGGCGACTGGATGGCCAAGAGCGTCGGCGAACTCGCCGCCGCTGCCGCCGACCTCGCGTCCAAGGCCGTCGACAGCACGACCAGGGTCGATCTCAACGCGGGCTGGTTCCGCGACAATTACGAGACGATCCTGCCCATCGGCCTGGTGGTCCTCGTGGCCACCTTCTGCGCCCAGCTCGTGCGCGCCGCGATCCGCCGCGACGGGCAGGCCCTGACGCAGGCGTTCACCGGCACCGCCTCCGGCGTGTTCTTCGCGTTCGCCGCCATCGCCCTGACCACCGTCGCGATCGAAGTCGTCGACGCCCTGTCCGCCGGACTGTTCAGGGCCGCGAACATGGACATCGCCTCCGCGGTCCGTCGCATCGTGAAGGTCAATCAGATACCCGCGCTCGCCGGGCTCGGATGGCTTGTCGCCGTCTTCGCCGGCCTGGGAGCCGGCATCGGCGCCGTTCTCTACTGGTGCGTGATGATGGTCCGCAAGGTGGGCATCCTGGTCATGGTCACACTGGCCGTGTTCGCCGGGGCCGGCGGCGGCTGGGAAGTCGCACGCCGCTGGCGCAAGGGCTGGATCGAGGCCACCGCCACCCTTGTCGTCTCCAAGCTGCTGATGACGATCATCTTCGTCCTCGGCGTCGCAGCCATGGGCAAGACCGAGGCCACAGACGGCCTGGCCGCACTCGCCGACGTCCTTGCGGGCATCGTGATCATGATCCTGGTGCTGCTCTGCCCCTACGCGACCTTCAAGTTCGTGCACTGGGCAGCCGAAGGCTCCGACGGCGAGACCCTGCACCGCGCCGGTGGCGCCGGAGCGCAGCTCGCCAAGCAGCACGCCGAGCGCGTCGGGAGAAAGGCGGCCGCGATGGCGGCCACCGCAGGAACCGGCGGCGCGGCAGCCGGAGCGGGCGCGGGAGCCGGGGCCGCTCCTCAAGGGCCGGACTCGATCCCAGGGAGTGGCGGGTTTCCCGGCGACATCGCCCCCAGTCCGGGCAGCGGAGGCGCCGATCAGGAAAGCGGGCAGTCCGGCGGCTCGAGCGCCCCACCTGGCGGAGACGCCGTCAAGTCCGGCCTGGAAAGGGCCGTGCAGCCTGCGCCGACCAGCGTCACCGACGATACGAACGGCCAGGTTGGTGGCGACCCCGCCGGTGGCGGCTCAGGATCCGGCTCCGGTGCCACCTCCGGTCAGATCGGTGGCTGGATCTCCACTCCACCGTCCACCACGCCTCCGCCGCAGGGCGCCCCGCCGCCCTCTGGTTCCCAGGCGGCCGGTGCCGGCAGCGGCGCGGCATTCCCTCCGCCTCCCCCGACCAGCCTCTGA
- a CDS encoding SCO6880 family protein, which produces MSDLSVAPVTVKFPHRSRRGILLGLSLPQLVLVSGALALLLMTVISTGLLGAVALAPLWAAVAALAVIRRHGRSLIDWAPIVTRYAIRRRTGHTLWLARPVTRPQRDGILHLPGTAASLKVVTPGDSANGAAAVHDPHRQTLTAVARASSRAFALLDPATQNANVNGWGRALAGTARTGHVATVQVLERTVPDSGDPLSRHWAQHGRSETPVAGQIYSELVASAGPAAAPHETYLAISLDLKAAKRLISQAGGGLPGAFTVLQQTTSSIAQAARNAGLMVTGWLTAREIAAVTRTAYDPKALAALQQWSDTGRAEADPAAAGPVVQVEEYDRLATDTARHATYWVENWPRTESHAGFLHGLMFTTGVRRSLSLIYVPQGLESALRDVQRRKAAIIADANERARRGQVDSEEDSVEYADVKARERQLIAGHADVALTGLVTVTAETDALLDAACAQIETAAVTAGVDLRRLNYQQPDAFTLGALPLARTAL; this is translated from the coding sequence TTGTCTGATCTCTCCGTCGCCCCGGTCACGGTGAAGTTCCCACACCGGTCCCGCCGTGGCATCCTCCTCGGTCTTTCTCTCCCCCAACTCGTCCTCGTCTCCGGCGCGCTGGCGCTGCTGCTGATGACGGTGATCTCCACCGGGCTGCTCGGCGCCGTGGCACTGGCCCCGCTGTGGGCAGCCGTCGCCGCGCTGGCCGTGATCCGCCGCCACGGCCGGTCCCTGATCGACTGGGCACCGATCGTCACCCGCTACGCGATCCGTCGCCGCACCGGGCACACCCTCTGGCTCGCCCGGCCGGTCACCCGCCCGCAGCGGGACGGCATCCTGCACCTGCCCGGCACCGCCGCCTCCCTGAAGGTCGTCACCCCCGGCGACTCCGCCAACGGCGCCGCAGCCGTCCACGACCCGCACCGGCAGACCCTCACCGCCGTCGCCCGCGCCTCCTCCCGCGCGTTCGCCCTGCTCGACCCGGCCACTCAGAACGCGAACGTCAACGGCTGGGGCCGTGCACTGGCCGGCACCGCCCGCACCGGACACGTCGCCACCGTGCAGGTCCTGGAACGCACCGTCCCCGACTCCGGCGACCCCCTCTCCCGGCACTGGGCCCAACACGGCCGGTCCGAGACCCCGGTCGCCGGACAGATCTACTCCGAGCTCGTCGCCTCCGCAGGGCCGGCAGCCGCCCCGCACGAGACCTACCTCGCCATCTCCCTCGATCTGAAGGCCGCCAAGCGGCTCATCTCGCAGGCGGGCGGCGGACTGCCGGGCGCCTTCACGGTCCTGCAGCAGACCACCTCCTCCATCGCCCAGGCCGCCCGCAACGCCGGCCTCATGGTCACCGGCTGGCTGACCGCCCGGGAGATCGCCGCCGTCACCCGCACCGCCTACGACCCCAAGGCCCTCGCCGCCCTGCAGCAGTGGTCGGACACCGGCCGGGCGGAGGCCGATCCGGCCGCCGCCGGCCCCGTCGTCCAGGTCGAGGAATACGACCGGCTCGCCACCGACACCGCGCGCCACGCCACGTACTGGGTGGAGAACTGGCCCCGGACGGAGTCGCACGCCGGGTTCCTGCACGGGCTGATGTTCACCACAGGCGTCCGCCGCAGCCTCTCCCTCATCTACGTCCCGCAGGGGCTCGAGTCCGCGCTCCGCGACGTACAGCGCCGCAAAGCGGCGATCATCGCCGACGCCAACGAACGCGCCCGCCGCGGCCAGGTCGACAGCGAGGAGGACTCCGTCGAATACGCCGACGTCAAGGCCCGTGAACGGCAGCTCATCGCCGGGCACGCCGACGTCGCCCTGACCGGCCTGGTCACCGTCACCGCCGAGACCGACGCCCTGCTCGACGCGGCCTGCGCACAGATCGAGACCGCCGCCGTCACCGCCGGCGTCGACCTGCGCCGCCTCAACTACCAGCAGCCCGACGCCTTCACCCTCGGCGCACTCCCCCTCGCCCGCACCGCCCTCTGA
- a CDS encoding DUF6238 family protein encodes MTTTTSPDEAHPYLRASTAGIRHHRKIAQAEHTAVDRTHLDVLHAHLTAVHQFVDQLADTARPSHPTAGRHLATAQTRLWQATAEVHSAFHLLPAPLFPTSTRATECRPDRLPEGPPVLTICQRHLAAGHIVRRKNTPTDLNRPPHTTTCIR; translated from the coding sequence TTGACCACCACCACCTCTCCCGACGAAGCACACCCCTACCTCCGCGCTTCCACCGCCGGGATCCGCCACCACCGAAAGATCGCACAGGCCGAACACACGGCGGTCGACCGCACACACCTCGACGTGCTCCACGCCCACCTCACCGCCGTGCACCAGTTCGTTGACCAGCTCGCCGACACAGCCCGGCCCTCCCACCCCACCGCAGGCCGGCACCTCGCCACCGCCCAAACCCGGCTCTGGCAGGCCACCGCAGAGGTTCACTCCGCCTTCCACCTCCTGCCGGCGCCCCTCTTCCCGACCAGCACCCGGGCCACCGAGTGCCGTCCCGACCGGCTCCCCGAGGGGCCACCGGTGCTGACCATCTGCCAGCGCCACCTGGCCGCCGGACACATCGTCCGCCGCAAGAACACACCCACCGACCTCAACCGCCCGCCACACACCACCACGTGCATCCGATGA
- a CDS encoding VirB4 family type IV secretion system protein yields MSLRPARRARRTSASPLFTPHGIDRAGRKAARRRLAEAAAKARSEAVGHAAGTAPTEHETPAPLYPPSGRPGPTSARGNRLRLPAHRMTTAIAAGAYPFLAEGGLGAEGIYIGRDVHAEASFVFDPFALYGKVEGFTNPNVLLAGVIGQGKSALAKSFALRSVAFDYRVYVPCDPKGEWTPVAAALGGTSVALGPGLPGRLNPLDAAPRPASISESDWAGEIRKRRLLLLGSLARTVLGRDLLPMEHTALDVALDAAVTRAADSGRTPLLGDVAAALNNPDQLDEAAGPMSGRLGESARDLAHAMRRLVHGDLAGMFDAPSTVAFDPDSPMLTIDLSRLGGSGDDTALVLAMTCASAWMESALTDPRGGRRWIVYDEAWRLMRHPGLLQRMQAQWKLSRGLGIANLMVIHRLSDLLTAGDAGSQGRALAEGLLADCSTRIIYRQETDQLHAASTLLGLTSVEAEAIAHLNRGRGLWKVAGRSFIVQHLLHTHELALFDTDARMH; encoded by the coding sequence ATGAGCCTCCGGCCCGCCCGCCGAGCCCGGCGCACCTCGGCCTCTCCCCTGTTCACCCCGCACGGCATCGACCGGGCCGGCCGCAAGGCAGCCCGCCGCCGGCTCGCCGAGGCCGCCGCCAAGGCCCGTTCCGAAGCCGTCGGTCATGCGGCAGGCACAGCCCCCACCGAGCACGAGACCCCGGCCCCCCTCTACCCGCCCAGCGGACGGCCCGGCCCGACGTCGGCCCGCGGAAACCGACTCAGGCTCCCCGCGCACCGCATGACCACCGCCATCGCTGCCGGGGCGTACCCCTTCCTCGCCGAAGGCGGACTCGGCGCCGAGGGCATCTACATCGGCCGCGACGTCCACGCCGAAGCAAGCTTCGTCTTCGACCCGTTCGCCCTGTACGGGAAGGTCGAGGGCTTCACCAACCCGAACGTGCTGCTGGCCGGGGTGATCGGACAGGGCAAGAGCGCGCTGGCCAAGAGCTTCGCGCTCCGCTCCGTCGCCTTCGACTACCGCGTCTACGTGCCCTGCGATCCCAAGGGCGAGTGGACGCCCGTGGCCGCCGCGCTCGGCGGCACGTCCGTCGCGCTCGGTCCCGGACTTCCCGGCAGGCTGAACCCGCTGGACGCCGCGCCACGCCCCGCCTCCATCTCGGAGTCGGACTGGGCCGGAGAGATCCGCAAGCGCCGGCTGCTCCTGCTCGGTTCCCTGGCCCGCACCGTTCTCGGCCGGGACCTGCTCCCGATGGAGCACACCGCCCTGGACGTCGCCCTCGACGCCGCCGTCACCCGGGCTGCCGACTCAGGCCGGACGCCACTCCTCGGCGACGTCGCCGCCGCCCTCAACAACCCCGACCAGCTCGACGAGGCCGCCGGACCCATGTCCGGACGGCTCGGAGAGTCGGCCCGCGACCTCGCCCACGCCATGCGCCGACTCGTCCACGGCGACTTGGCGGGCATGTTCGACGCCCCCAGTACGGTCGCCTTCGACCCCGACAGCCCGATGCTCACCATCGACCTCTCGAGGCTGGGCGGATCCGGCGACGACACCGCCCTCGTCCTCGCCATGACCTGCGCCTCCGCCTGGATGGAATCCGCCCTCACCGACCCGCGCGGCGGCCGGCGCTGGATCGTCTACGACGAAGCCTGGCGCCTCATGCGGCACCCGGGCCTCCTCCAGCGCATGCAGGCCCAGTGGAAACTCTCCCGCGGACTCGGCATCGCCAACCTGATGGTCATCCACCGGCTGTCCGACCTGCTCACCGCCGGCGACGCCGGATCACAAGGCCGCGCCCTGGCCGAAGGACTCCTCGCCGACTGCTCCACCCGGATCATCTACCGCCAGGAGACCGACCAGCTCCATGCCGCATCCACCCTCCTCGGTCTCACCTCCGTCGAAGCCGAAGCCATCGCCCATCTCAACCGCGGGCGCGGCCTGTGGAAGGTCGCCGGCCGGAGCTTCATCGTCCAACACCTCCTCCACACCCACGAGCTGGCCCTCTTCGACACGGACGCCCGCATGCACTGA
- a CDS encoding DUF317 domain-containing protein has translation MKKKQWHGWSPGEQAEQHYLIEPRALAGGGDIRHVSEFLRASGWRDRSKPGGPLLMDSPDRSIRIGYDPFVQPGGWTIHGKATTHQEEWTAILGRQAPVEIVAGLTDALTRPHSAHAPNVWAPLQEQRWHIPPGDGHITAVSPDRSAWMQFHQAPDGHAMWWSGAQAHQGNGWTAQFTATTPMHLVQSYAAALASPEPVMRPRGRVPHSTRIRTTSVSVLPSQLSAWQQARITAARTATWARPSWQANQPPTTARPRATQRGARAHR, from the coding sequence GTGAAGAAAAAGCAGTGGCACGGCTGGAGTCCAGGCGAGCAGGCCGAGCAGCACTACCTGATCGAGCCCCGCGCCCTCGCCGGCGGCGGAGACATCCGCCACGTCTCCGAGTTCCTGCGCGCCTCCGGATGGCGGGACCGGTCAAAGCCCGGCGGGCCCCTGCTCATGGACAGCCCCGACCGCAGTATCCGCATCGGGTACGACCCCTTCGTCCAGCCCGGCGGATGGACCATCCACGGCAAGGCCACCACTCACCAGGAGGAATGGACAGCGATCCTGGGCCGCCAAGCACCGGTCGAAATCGTCGCCGGGCTCACCGACGCGCTCACCCGCCCTCACTCCGCACACGCCCCCAACGTCTGGGCCCCGCTCCAGGAACAGCGCTGGCACATCCCACCTGGCGACGGCCACATCACCGCGGTGAGCCCCGACCGCTCGGCCTGGATGCAGTTCCACCAGGCCCCCGACGGCCACGCCATGTGGTGGTCCGGAGCCCAGGCTCACCAAGGCAACGGCTGGACAGCCCAGTTCACCGCCACCACTCCGATGCACCTAGTGCAGAGCTACGCCGCCGCCCTTGCCAGCCCCGAGCCCGTCATGCGCCCCCGCGGACGCGTCCCCCACAGCACCCGGATCCGCACCACCTCCGTCTCGGTCCTCCCCTCACAGCTCAGCGCCTGGCAGCAAGCCCGCATCACCGCCGCCCGCACCGCCACCTGGGCCCGCCCCTCCTGGCAGGCCAACCAGCCCCCCACCACCGCGCGCCCCCGCGCCACCCAGCGCGGGGCCCGCGCCCACCGTTGA
- a CDS encoding DUF317 domain-containing protein, producing MPVSERQLAAFADTHAWRVPFDTGPRHLAGPGDGRHVTHGLAAAGWTRTSDPLSPEIVLTSPDHRHSLQFDPQSATAARWRLRAEPTDTDPGWYAEFGELVPAEVLSAVTDALVAPSTVDPRDPLVAADAASWLIDARGAASSPDATCRVERRPERNATVSWHVEAHEPGHGSRGLRLWHAWFDAQTPTRLVEAFVTALANPAPLQRGMFDRTAHGAMQKPSPLSPQHVVDAHTERLRALRARIRAARRRPQPETVKVPAPPPSPSASLRR from the coding sequence GTGCCCGTGAGCGAACGGCAGCTCGCCGCCTTCGCCGACACCCACGCCTGGCGCGTCCCGTTCGACACCGGTCCGCGCCACCTGGCCGGCCCCGGCGACGGCCGACACGTCACCCATGGCCTGGCCGCGGCCGGATGGACGCGCACATCCGATCCGTTGAGCCCCGAGATCGTACTGACGAGCCCGGACCACCGGCACAGCCTGCAGTTCGATCCGCAGTCCGCCACCGCCGCTCGGTGGCGGCTGCGGGCCGAGCCCACCGACACCGACCCGGGCTGGTACGCAGAGTTCGGCGAACTCGTCCCCGCCGAGGTCCTCAGCGCTGTCACCGATGCCCTCGTCGCCCCCTCGACCGTCGATCCACGCGACCCCCTGGTCGCGGCGGACGCCGCAAGCTGGCTCATCGATGCGCGCGGTGCCGCAAGCTCGCCGGACGCCACGTGCCGCGTCGAACGGCGTCCCGAACGGAACGCCACCGTGTCCTGGCACGTGGAGGCGCACGAGCCCGGACACGGTTCCCGTGGCCTCCGACTCTGGCACGCCTGGTTCGATGCCCAGACGCCCACCCGCCTGGTCGAAGCCTTCGTCACCGCACTCGCCAACCCAGCCCCGCTCCAGCGCGGCATGTTCGACCGCACCGCCCATGGCGCCATGCAGAAGCCGAGTCCCCTGTCCCCGCAGCACGTGGTCGACGCGCACACCGAGCGACTCCGTGCCCTTCGTGCCCGGATCCGTGCGGCCCGGCGACGCCCCCAGCCCGAGACGGTCAAGGTCCCCGCTCCGCCGCCATCCCCGTCTGCCTCCCTGCGGCGATGA